The following coding sequences are from one Streptomyces sp. NBC_01485 window:
- a CDS encoding carbohydrate ABC transporter permease has product MASIQGTRRTKGIDGTRRRGFALHASLVVGVLLSAFPFYWAVIMSTHTSSEIFSYPPKLLPGTHFLENVRSLFDNIDFFGSMFNSLLVAGSVTFLVLFFDSLAAFVFAKFAFPGKRLLFVLLMFIFMVPAQLQAIPQFVIMAKLGWIGSMTALIVPAAANAFGIFWMRQYMKSAIHDELLDASRIDGANFLRQYWHVALPVVRPGLAFLGIFTFMGQWNDYAWPLIALTNPDNVTLQVALSQLNGTHGTTDYGMVMTGALLALVPLLIVFAIGARQMIGDLAKGAIK; this is encoded by the coding sequence ATGGCATCCATCCAAGGAACCCGGCGGACCAAGGGGATCGACGGGACCCGCCGCAGAGGGTTCGCGCTGCACGCGAGCCTCGTCGTCGGCGTCCTGCTCTCGGCCTTCCCGTTCTACTGGGCCGTGATCATGTCGACGCACACGTCGTCGGAGATCTTCTCCTACCCGCCCAAGCTGCTGCCGGGCACGCACTTCCTGGAGAACGTGCGCAGCCTCTTCGACAACATCGACTTCTTCGGCTCGATGTTCAACTCACTGCTGGTCGCGGGCTCGGTGACGTTCCTGGTCCTGTTCTTCGACTCGCTGGCGGCCTTCGTCTTCGCCAAGTTCGCGTTCCCGGGCAAGCGGTTGCTGTTCGTGCTGCTCATGTTCATCTTCATGGTGCCGGCGCAGCTCCAGGCGATCCCGCAGTTCGTGATCATGGCGAAGCTCGGCTGGATCGGCTCGATGACGGCGCTGATCGTGCCGGCCGCCGCCAACGCGTTCGGCATCTTCTGGATGCGCCAGTACATGAAGAGCGCGATCCACGACGAACTCCTCGACGCCTCCCGCATCGACGGCGCGAACTTCCTGCGCCAGTACTGGCACGTGGCCCTCCCGGTGGTCCGGCCGGGCCTGGCGTTCCTCGGCATCTTCACCTTCATGGGCCAGTGGAACGACTACGCCTGGCCCCTGATCGCCCTCACCAACCCGGACAACGTGACCCTCCAGGTCGCCCTGTCCCAGCTCAACGGCACGCACGGCACCACCGACTACGGAATGGTCATGACCGGCGCACTCCTCGCCCTCGTTCCCCTGCTGATCGTGTTCGCGATCGGCGCCCGCCAGATGATCGGCGACCTCGCCAAGGGAGCGATCAAGTGA
- a CDS encoding ABC transporter substrate-binding protein — MRLSRRGLLRAGLAGSAATALGGLASGCGVPTGSTGRNMVLWYWDGGLGDTVVKNATARYGSAVDLKAIKIGGYYRSKLITTMAGRAHVPDIAGLKGEDMASYLPNAGQFVDLRTLGADKYRSQYLPWKWEQGIADDGTMVGFPIDCGPVAHFYQYAVFRKAGLPYEPADVSKELDTWEKFFAAGERLRQRIPGTSLLTDVNSVFENVVQQGGERYVDKDRHFIGDQEHVRHAWALAVEAKQRKLVSNLVNGTPDQFSAIEDGKLPSQLGASWATSDLKNGVPKTKGRWRVADMPVRPSNNGGSFLSITKECREPERAFRIITWMLDAGNQAQGFVDAGLFPSTPASYGVKQVREPDPFFGGQVTMDVFGPAAQKIAVAYNSPFDVALGQPIKDEMKNVGVLGKDPKQAWSDAMSTCRRIAKHLGVSY, encoded by the coding sequence GTGCGGCTCTCACGTAGAGGCCTGCTCCGCGCGGGACTGGCCGGTTCGGCCGCCACGGCGCTCGGCGGCCTGGCGTCCGGCTGCGGTGTTCCGACCGGTTCGACCGGCCGGAACATGGTCCTGTGGTACTGGGACGGCGGCCTGGGCGACACGGTCGTCAAGAACGCGACGGCCCGGTACGGCAGCGCGGTCGACCTCAAGGCCATCAAGATCGGCGGCTACTACCGGTCGAAGCTGATCACCACGATGGCCGGCCGCGCCCATGTCCCCGACATCGCGGGCCTGAAGGGCGAGGACATGGCGTCCTACCTGCCCAACGCCGGCCAGTTCGTGGACCTGCGCACGCTCGGCGCGGACAAGTACAGGTCCCAGTACCTGCCCTGGAAGTGGGAGCAGGGCATCGCGGACGACGGCACGATGGTCGGCTTCCCGATCGACTGCGGGCCGGTGGCGCACTTCTACCAGTACGCCGTCTTCCGGAAGGCGGGACTGCCGTACGAGCCCGCCGACGTGTCGAAGGAGCTCGACACGTGGGAGAAGTTCTTCGCGGCGGGTGAGCGGCTGCGGCAGCGGATCCCGGGAACCTCCCTGCTCACCGACGTCAACAGCGTCTTCGAGAACGTGGTGCAGCAGGGCGGCGAGCGGTACGTCGACAAGGACCGCCACTTCATCGGCGACCAGGAGCATGTGCGCCACGCCTGGGCGCTCGCCGTCGAGGCCAAGCAGCGCAAGCTCGTGTCGAACCTGGTCAACGGCACCCCGGACCAGTTCTCGGCCATCGAGGACGGCAAGCTGCCGAGCCAACTGGGCGCGTCCTGGGCGACCAGCGACCTCAAGAACGGCGTGCCGAAGACCAAGGGCAGGTGGCGGGTGGCCGACATGCCCGTGCGGCCCTCCAACAACGGCGGCTCGTTCCTGTCGATCACCAAGGAGTGCCGGGAGCCCGAGCGGGCGTTCCGGATCATCACCTGGATGCTCGACGCGGGCAACCAGGCGCAGGGCTTCGTGGACGCGGGACTCTTCCCCTCCACCCCCGCCTCGTACGGCGTCAAGCAGGTGCGCGAGCCCGACCCGTTCTTCGGCGGGCAGGTCACGATGGACGTCTTCGGGCCCGCCGCGCAGAAGATCGCCGTCGCCTACAACAGCCCCTTCGACGTGGCGCTCGGGCAGCCCATCAAGGACGAGATGAAGAACGTCGGCGTCCTCGGCAAGGACCCGAAGCAGGCCTGGAGTGACGCCATGAGCACATGCCGGCGCATCGCGAAGCACCTGGGGGTGAGCTACTGA
- a CDS encoding 6-phospho-beta-glucosidase, with the protein MKLTILGGGGFRVPLVYGALLTDRGEGRVTEVVLHDLDDSRLYAVARVLDEQAARVPDAPRVTATTDLDEALRGADFIFSAIRVGGLEGRAHDERVALAEGVLGQETVGAGGIAYGLRTVPVAVDIARRVARLAPDAWLINFTNPAGLVTEAMSRHLGDRVIGICDSPVGLGRRIARVLGADPKEAWIDYVGLNHLGWVRGLRVAGRDELPRLLADPDLLGSFEEGKLFGVDWLQSLGAIPNEYLHYYYFNREAVRAYQQAEKTRGAFLADQQAQFYAEMKRPDTAALTAWDRTRAEREATYMAENRETAGAGERDADDLSGGYEKVALALMRAIARDERTTLILNVRNQGTLSALDADAVIEVPCLVDANGAHPVAVAPLPEHATGLVCAVKGVEREVLAAAESGSRTTAVKAFALHPLVDSVNVARRLVEGYTDVHPGLAYLR; encoded by the coding sequence GTGAAACTGACGATTCTGGGCGGCGGCGGGTTCCGGGTGCCGCTCGTGTACGGGGCGCTGCTGACGGACCGCGGCGAGGGGCGGGTCACGGAAGTCGTTCTGCACGATCTCGACGACAGTCGGCTGTATGCGGTCGCCCGTGTACTGGATGAGCAGGCGGCCCGCGTCCCCGACGCCCCCAGGGTGACCGCCACCACCGACCTCGACGAGGCGCTGCGCGGCGCCGACTTCATCTTCTCCGCGATCCGCGTCGGCGGCCTCGAAGGCCGCGCCCACGACGAGCGGGTGGCCCTCGCGGAGGGCGTCCTCGGCCAGGAGACGGTCGGCGCCGGAGGCATCGCCTACGGTCTGCGCACGGTCCCCGTCGCCGTCGACATCGCCCGGCGTGTCGCCCGCCTCGCCCCCGACGCCTGGCTCATCAACTTCACCAACCCGGCCGGCCTGGTCACCGAGGCCATGTCCCGCCACCTCGGCGACCGCGTGATCGGCATCTGCGACTCGCCGGTCGGCCTCGGCCGCCGGATCGCCCGCGTCCTCGGCGCGGACCCCAAGGAGGCGTGGATCGACTACGTCGGTCTCAACCACCTCGGCTGGGTCCGCGGCCTGCGCGTCGCCGGACGCGACGAACTCCCACGGCTGCTCGCCGACCCCGACCTGCTCGGCTCCTTCGAGGAGGGCAAGCTCTTCGGCGTCGACTGGCTGCAGTCGCTCGGCGCGATCCCCAACGAATACCTGCACTACTACTACTTCAACCGCGAGGCCGTCCGCGCCTACCAGCAGGCCGAGAAGACCCGCGGCGCCTTCCTCGCCGACCAACAGGCCCAGTTCTACGCGGAGATGAAGCGCCCCGACACGGCCGCCCTGACCGCCTGGGACCGCACCCGCGCCGAGCGCGAGGCCACCTACATGGCCGAGAACCGGGAGACGGCCGGCGCCGGCGAACGCGACGCCGACGACCTCTCCGGCGGCTACGAGAAGGTCGCCCTCGCCCTGATGCGGGCCATCGCCCGAGACGAACGCACGACCCTGATCCTCAACGTCCGCAACCAGGGCACCCTTTCGGCGCTCGACGCCGACGCCGTCATCGAGGTGCCCTGCCTCGTCGACGCCAACGGCGCGCACCCGGTGGCCGTGGCCCCGCTGCCCGAGCACGCCACCGGCCTGGTCTGCGCGGTGAAGGGCGTCGAGCGCGAGGTGCTGGCCGCCGCCGAGTCCGGCTCCCGTACGACGGCCGTGAAGGCGTTCGCGCTGCACCCGCTGGTCGACTCGGTGAACGTGGCCCGCAGGCTGGTCGAGGGCTACACCGACGTCCATCCCGGTCTGGCGTACCTTAGGTAA
- a CDS encoding DeoR/GlpR family DNA-binding transcription regulator, producing MLAERRHQLILRALRSGGPTAVTDLSEQLGVSPATIRRDLVKLEEDGLLTRVHGGAVAEEGDQPFAEVAEMRVAEKDVIAAHAAAMVADGQSVLLDIGTTAYRLARQLHGRRLTVITSNLVVYEELADDEGIELVLLGGMVRREYRSLVGFLTEDNLRQLHADWLFLGTSGVRPGGQVMDTTVVEVPVKRAMIKAGEKVVLLADSAKFPGTGMAKVCGPEELDAVVTNTPVDPVTRSSFEEAGVEMVVAGKVQA from the coding sequence GTGCTGGCAGAACGACGACATCAACTCATCCTGCGGGCCCTGCGCTCCGGTGGTCCCACAGCCGTGACCGATCTCTCCGAGCAACTGGGTGTGAGCCCGGCCACGATCAGGCGTGACCTGGTCAAACTCGAGGAGGACGGCCTGCTCACCCGGGTGCACGGCGGCGCCGTCGCGGAGGAGGGCGACCAGCCCTTCGCCGAGGTCGCCGAGATGCGCGTGGCCGAGAAGGACGTCATCGCCGCGCACGCCGCGGCGATGGTCGCGGACGGGCAGTCGGTGCTGCTCGACATCGGCACCACCGCCTACCGCCTGGCCCGGCAGCTGCACGGCCGCCGGCTGACGGTGATCACCAGCAACCTGGTGGTCTACGAGGAGCTCGCCGACGACGAGGGCATAGAGCTGGTCCTGCTCGGCGGCATGGTCCGGCGCGAGTACCGCTCCCTGGTCGGCTTCCTCACCGAGGACAACCTGCGCCAGTTGCATGCCGACTGGCTGTTCCTCGGCACCAGTGGAGTGCGCCCGGGCGGGCAGGTGATGGACACGACGGTCGTCGAGGTGCCGGTGAAACGCGCCATGATCAAGGCCGGTGAGAAGGTCGTCCTGCTCGCCGACTCGGCGAAGTTCCCGGGTACGGGCATGGCGAAGGTCTGTGGTCCCGAGGAACTGGACGCGGTGGTGACGAACACGCCGGTCGACCCGGTGACCCGGTCCTCCTTCGAGGAGGCGGGCGTCGAGATGGTCGTGGCAGGAAAGGTGCAAGCGTGA
- a CDS encoding carbohydrate ABC transporter permease, translating to MATLPTLEKPPEPPTVVAHTPAPRPRTGFRRYWHLYAAISPFYLLFLCFGLIPVGFSLYLSFHRWDGLGSMEWAGLTQYQYLLSDSEFWSSIGTTIVIWALATFPMIFLAMVTAVMLNSAVRFKNLYRVAYFLPSVTSVVAIAIVFGSVFSTNFGLVNAFLQAIGVDQIAWLNTPWGIRIAVATLMTWQWTGYNAIIFLAGLQTIPGELYEAARMDGAGPVQTFFRITLPMMRPVLLFVLVVSTVTGLQSFSEPQVLLQNTSNDSTFSGGPGHAGRTMVLYFFQQTFDNNDFGYGAAVAWGIFLVVVLFSIINWRLVQRRGED from the coding sequence ATGGCCACCCTCCCCACGCTGGAGAAGCCCCCGGAGCCCCCGACGGTCGTGGCGCACACACCCGCGCCGCGACCCCGCACGGGCTTCCGCAGGTACTGGCACCTCTACGCCGCGATCTCCCCCTTCTACCTGCTCTTCCTCTGCTTCGGCCTGATCCCGGTCGGCTTCTCGCTCTACCTCTCCTTCCACCGCTGGGACGGCCTCGGCTCGATGGAGTGGGCGGGGCTGACGCAGTATCAGTACCTGCTGAGCGACTCGGAGTTCTGGAGCTCGATCGGGACCACGATCGTCATCTGGGCGCTGGCCACCTTCCCCATGATCTTCCTGGCGATGGTGACGGCGGTGATGCTCAACTCGGCGGTCCGCTTCAAGAACCTCTACCGCGTCGCCTACTTCCTGCCGAGCGTCACCTCGGTCGTGGCGATCGCGATCGTCTTCGGCTCGGTCTTCTCCACCAACTTCGGCCTCGTCAACGCCTTCCTGCAAGCGATCGGCGTCGACCAGATCGCCTGGCTCAACACCCCGTGGGGCATCAGGATCGCCGTCGCGACGCTGATGACCTGGCAGTGGACCGGCTACAACGCGATCATCTTCCTGGCCGGGCTCCAGACCATCCCGGGCGAGCTGTACGAGGCGGCGCGGATGGACGGCGCGGGGCCGGTGCAGACCTTCTTCCGGATCACGCTGCCGATGATGCGCCCGGTGCTGCTGTTCGTGCTCGTCGTGTCGACGGTCACCGGTCTGCAGAGCTTCTCCGAACCCCAGGTCCTGCTGCAGAACACCTCGAACGACTCGACGTTCTCGGGCGGTCCGGGCCACGCCGGCCGGACGATGGTCCTCTACTTCTTCCAACAGACCTTCGACAACAACGACTTCGGCTACGGCGCCGCCGTGGCGTGGGGCATCTTCCTCGTCGTCGTCCTCTTCTCGATCATCAACTGGCGTCTGGTGCAGCGCCGGGGCGAAGACTAG
- a CDS encoding carbohydrate kinase family protein: protein MDDDRPEVLLTGLLFYDLVLTGLGRPPTPGEEIWTAGMGCGPGGIANLAVAASRFGLRTSLATVFGDDFYGVHCHEVLAGQEGVDLALSRVADDWHTPVTVALAHGHDRALVTHGQEPPYSQDELMGDPPEARTALVHLEAEPRAWLAKAAANGTQIYADVGWDPTQQWSTDLLDQLRLCHAFLPNETEAMAYTRTDSAVAALGTLTELVPVAVVTRGGDGAVAVDQTTGEYAEVPAVDVDVLDATGAGDVFGASFVAASLGGWPLAERLRFAVLSAGLSVQHHGGALAAPGWYGIDRWWRSVTDPELKRTYGFLADRVPADVGPPVRYAPATPPARRP, encoded by the coding sequence GTGGACGACGACCGGCCCGAGGTGCTGCTCACCGGGCTGCTCTTCTACGACCTCGTCCTCACGGGGCTCGGCAGGCCGCCGACGCCCGGCGAGGAGATCTGGACGGCGGGCATGGGCTGCGGCCCCGGCGGCATCGCCAACCTGGCGGTTGCCGCGTCCCGCTTCGGCCTGCGGACCTCGCTGGCCACGGTCTTCGGCGACGACTTCTACGGCGTCCACTGCCATGAGGTCCTCGCCGGGCAGGAGGGCGTCGACCTCGCCCTCTCCCGGGTGGCGGACGACTGGCACACCCCGGTCACCGTCGCCCTCGCGCACGGCCACGACCGGGCCCTGGTCACCCACGGCCAGGAGCCGCCGTACTCGCAGGACGAGCTGATGGGCGACCCGCCCGAGGCGCGCACGGCCCTCGTGCACCTGGAGGCCGAACCGCGCGCCTGGCTCGCCAAGGCGGCCGCGAACGGCACGCAGATCTACGCCGACGTCGGCTGGGACCCCACCCAGCAGTGGTCCACCGACCTCCTCGACCAACTCCGCCTGTGCCACGCCTTCCTCCCCAACGAGACCGAGGCGATGGCGTACACCCGCACCGACAGCGCGGTCGCCGCGCTCGGCACGCTCACCGAGCTGGTGCCGGTGGCCGTGGTCACCCGGGGCGGCGACGGCGCGGTCGCGGTCGACCAGACGACCGGGGAGTACGCGGAGGTCCCCGCCGTCGACGTCGACGTCCTGGACGCGACGGGTGCCGGGGACGTGTTCGGCGCGAGCTTCGTCGCCGCTTCTCTGGGCGGCTGGCCGCTGGCGGAGCGGCTGCGGTTCGCCGTCCTGTCCGCCGGGCTCTCGGTGCAGCATCACGGCGGGGCGCTCGCCGCCCCCGGCTGGTACGGCATCGACCGCTGGTGGCGCTCCGTGACCGACCCCGAACTGAAGCGGACGTACGGCTTCCTGGCCGACCGCGTCCCGGCGGACGTCGGCCCGCCCGTGCGGTACGCCCCGGCCACCCCACCCGCCCGGCGACCCTGA